A DNA window from Leopardus geoffroyi isolate Oge1 chromosome A1, O.geoffroyi_Oge1_pat1.0, whole genome shotgun sequence contains the following coding sequences:
- the LOC123580498 gene encoding extensin-like isoform X1: MGSAAPPPPARGPSPARPSRHLPPARSSRRLPPSPRFPGPRFMGEVPTERRWQRRGGTPRRTSCSPPLPLSYFIPRPQWAFGPGVTPIPARRSRRSGDSWNSPRAGEGRC; the protein is encoded by the coding sequence ATGGGCAGcgcggcgcccccgccccccgcccgcggcCCCAGCCCCGCCCGCCCTTCCCGGCACCTCCCTCCGGCGCGCTCTTCCCGGCGCCTCCCGCCGTCGCCCCGCTTTCCAGGCCCTCGCTTTATGGGTGAGGTCCCGACGGAGAGACGTTGGCAACGCCGAGGCGGGACCCCCAGGAGGACCTCTTGCTCTCCGCCCTTACCCCTGAGTTACTTCATCCCAAGGCCCCAGTGGGCTTTCGGGCCGGGAGTGACACCCATCCCCGCTCGGAGAAGTAGGAGGAGCGGTGACTCCTGGAACAGCccgcgagcgggggagggcag